The Syntrophobacterales bacterium genome includes a window with the following:
- a CDS encoding integration host factor subunit beta, which produces MNKTDIINKIAEELKLNQKIAKIAVDNILNTIKDAIIDGKRVEIRGFGNFSLRQYKAYKGRNPKSGDVVNVEPKKLPYFKVGKELKDMIWKK; this is translated from the coding sequence ATGAATAAAACGGATATAATCAATAAAATAGCCGAAGAATTGAAGCTCAATCAGAAGATAGCGAAAATTGCGGTGGATAATATTCTGAACACGATAAAAGATGCAATTATAGACGGCAAAAGAGTCGAAATAAGAGGATTTGGAAACTTTTCCCTGAGACAATACAAGGCGTACAAAGGACGCAACCCCAAGAGCGGGGACGTGGTGAATGTGGAACCGAAAAAACTTCCCTATTTCAAAGTAGGGAAGGAGTTGAAAGACATGATCTGGAAAAAGTAG